The sequence TAGATATTATAATGATTTTCAAATTATTTTGCTCAGAAAATTCACCTTAATATTCCAATTAAATAATTGCTTTGAAAATACTATATTGCTCTTGACACTATATTTTATCCAGATATAATAGTTTCTCACATGGTTTAGGAGAGGTGGCCGAGTGGCTGAAGGCGCTCCCCTGCTAAGGGAGTATAGGCGTTAAACCCTATCGAGAGTTCGAATCTCTTCCTCTCCGCCATCAAAGTTTTCGATCTTTTTTCAAAATCGGGTGCATAGCTCAGCTGGGAGAGCATCGCCCTTACAAGGCGAGGGTCGGGGGTTCGAACCCCTCTGCACCCACCATTTATTTTAAAATGGTAATAGGTTTATTCATAGTGAATTTAATTTCCAAATTCAAGTCTTAAAAATAACAAATGATTTGATATACTAAGTTTTGTGTTCAACTTTTATATCATATTAAATCATGAAAAAAATATTATTATCAACTATTTTAGTAACGACTTCATTAAGTGCATTTGCAACTACAGAAACAGCAATGAAAAGTTGTATGAATGCGTGGCAGAATAAACAATATATGGATGCTATAACTTACTGTAAGCCTTTAGCAAATCCTACAGATCTTTATGCTGTTGGTGTTACGGCACTATCAAATATGAAGATAGGAAATTTAGGCGAAGGCTCTAAGTATGCAAAAATATTTACAGATAACTATGATCCTAAGGCGCCTCATAGTGATAATGTTAAAAAAATAGCTGAAGAGCTGTTTACTCAGTACGGGCAAGAGAATGTTGAAGGTTTAGTGTCTGATTCAAATAAAGAAAAGGGTAAACAAATGTTAGAAACTGCTAGTGAGATGGGTAGTTCTAAAGCAAAGAAATTATTAAGTATGTGGGGTTAGTATAAGTCTCATGAGGAACTTATAATGAGTTGGTCGGATATTTTAGCAGAAGAAAAACAAAAGCCTTATTTTAAGCAAATACTAGAATTTTTATCTACTGAGCTTAGTAATGGTAAGGTTATTTTTCCTAGTAAAGAAAATATATTTAATGCTTTTAAATATACGGACTTAGATAATCTAAAAGTTGTTATCCTTGGGCAAGATCCTTATCACAACTATAACCAGGCACACGGTCTGGCTTTTTCTGTGCAAAAGGGTGTTGATGTTCCACCATCTTTGCGAAATATGTATAAAGAGTTATCAAATAGTGTAGTAGGTTTTAAAATACCTAATCATGGATGTCTGACAAAATGGGCAAAGCAAGGAGTCTTTCTTTTGAATACAACTCTTACTGTAGAGGCTCATAAGGCGAACTCTCATAAAGATATTGGTTGGCAAATATTTACTGACAATGTTATTGAGAAAATTTCACAACATAAAGAGCATGTCGTCTTTATGTTGTGGGGAGCTCATGCCTGTAAGAAAAAGAGTCTTATTGATAACTCAAAACATCTAATTTTAGAGTCAACACACCCATCGCCACTATCTGCCCATAGAGGGTTTCTAGGTTGTGATCACTTTAATAAATGTAACAACTATTTGGCTGAGAATAATTTAGAACAAATCGATTGGAAACTGGATTAGGAAGTATTTTTTGTTGATTTGTTAAGGGATACTTTTTTGTTTCTCAATGTGATAGAATATCGACTATATGTTATATCTTTATTAAAAGCGGTAAGTAATGTCTATAGCTACTAAAGAATCATCTATAAATATAGAAAAAGAATTAAGACAGTCATATCTTGATTATGCAATGAGTGTAATTGTTGGTAGAGCTCTGCCAGATGTTAGAGATGGTTTGAAACCGGTGCATCGTCGTGTACTTTTTGCAATGAATGAGCTATCAAACTATTACAATAGACCATATAAAAAGTCCGCTAGAGTCGTCGGTGACGTTATAGGTAAATATCACCCACATGGTGATACTGCAGTTTATGATACTATTGTTAGGATGGCACAGCCGTTTTCATTGCGTTATACACTTGTTGATGGGCAAGGTAACTTCGGATCTGTTGATGGCGATTCTCCAGCAGCAATGCGTTATACAGAGATTAGAATGCAAAAGCTTACTCATGAGCTTTTAATAGATATTGATAAAGAAACTGTAGATTTTTCTCCTAACTATGATAATACAGAATTAGTCCCTGATGTACTACCAACTAGAGTACCAAACCTTTTAGTTAATGGTTCTTCTGGTATCGCTGTTGGTATGGCGACAAATATACCACCTCACAATATGACTGAGGTTATAAATGGTACTATCGCGCTTATTGATAACGCACAACTTACAATTGAAGATCTTATTCAATATATTCCAGCACCTGATTTTCCGACTGGTTCATATATAAACGGTACGGATGGTATTCTAGAAGCTTATAAGACAGGACGTGGTCGCGTGATTATGCGTGCAAAAGCGGACATTCATGAAGATGAAGCTTCAGGTAAGTCACAGATAGTTATTACAGAGATTCCATACCAAGTAAACAAGGCTAAGCTTGTTGAGAAAATAGCTGAATTAGTTAAAGATAAAAAAGTAACGGGAATTTCAGAGTTAAGAGATGAGTCAGATAAAGATGGTATTAGGGTTGTTGTAGATCTTAAAAGAGATGAGTCTCCAGATGTTGTTTTAAATACTTTATATGCTCAGACTCAACTGCAGTGTAGTTTTGGTATTAATATGGTTGCTCTTAGTGATAATAGACCTAAACTTTTAAACCTTAAAGAAATCTTAGAGCAGTTTATTAAGCATAGAAAAGAAGTTGTAACTAGAAGAACAATTTTTGAGCTAAGAAAATCAAAAGAAAGAGCTCATATTTTAGAAGGTTTATTGCTTTCTTTGGCAAATATCGATGAGATGATCGAGCTTATTAAAGCATCACCATCTCCAGTAGATGCTAAAGAGTCGATGTTAGCAAGATCATGGAATGGTACTTTAGTAAAAAGTATGCTTGAAGGTGTTGATGTTAAAATGTATCGTAAAGAAACTTTAGCATCGCACTATGGTATTCAAGCAGATGCTTCATACAATTTAACTCAAGAGCAAGCTGAAGCGATACTAGCTCTAAGACTGCATAGATTAACTGGACTTGAGCAAGATAAAATTACAAATGAATTTAAAGAGCTTATTGAAAGAATTAAGTATCTGATTGGCATTTTAAGTGATACTAATGAACTAATTCGCGTAGTAAAAGAGGAACTTGTTGAGATTAGAGATAATTATGGTGATGAAAGAAAATCGGAAATAATTGCTTCTAGATTAGACTTAACAAGAGAAGACTTGATTGCTGAAGAAGATATGGTAGTTACATTGTCTATGGATGGTTATGTTAAAACACAACCTCTTAGTATGTATAACGCACAAAAACGTGGTGGCGTAGGTAAATCAGCAACTAAGACTAAAGAAGAAGATAGTATCTTTAAGTTAATGTTGGCCTCTACGCATGATACGATGTTATGTTTTTCAAGTTTAGGTAGAGTTTACTGGTCAAAAGTTTATGACTTTCCTGTTGCAAGTAGAATTTCTAAGGGTAGGCCAATTAATAATATCCTACCATTAGAGAAAAATGAGAAGATAACGGCCTTAATGCCTATTTCGCAATTTGAAGAAGGCTGGTTTGTATTTATGGCGACTAAGTTGGGTCGAGTTAAAAAAGTTGATCTATCTCAGTTTGCTAGACCTAGGTCTACAGGTAAGATTGCAATTGGCTTAAATGATGGTGATGAGCTATCATATGTTGCTCTTACTGATGGCAATAAGCAAGTTATGCTATTTTCAGATGCAGGTAAAGCTATACGCTTTGATGAGTCTGATGTTAGAGCTATGGGACGTTCTGCTGCTGGTGTGACTGGTATGCGTTTACAGGCTAAGCAAAAAATAGTATCTATGATTGTTACAAATCCTGATGAAGGCGTTGTTTTAGCAGCTACAGAAAACGGTTATGGTAAAAGAACAGCTGTTTCTGAGTATAGAAAAACAAAAAGAGCAAGCCAAGGTGTTATTGCAATATCAACTTCAGAGCGTAATGGTAAGGTTGTGGTTGCTGTGCTTGTTGGAAATGATGAGGATATTGTTTTAATTACTGATAACGGTACTTTAGTTAGAACATCATCAGATCAGGTAAGAGAATGCGGGCGTTCTGCTCAAGGTGTTAGACTTATAAACCTTAGAAATAATGAAAAACTTATCAGCTTAAAAGTAGTTAAACAAGATGATGAGAATGTCGATGAAGAGCAAGTAGAAGAATCTTCACAAGATAACTTATTAGAAAGTGAATAATACTATGTCTAAAATTAGTAGAGTTACTGTATTAGGGGCTACTGGATCTATTGGGGATAGCACTCTTGCAGTAATTAGGGAAAGTAGAGAATTTGAAGTTTTTGCATTAACTGCTTTTAGTAATGTTGAAAAGTTAGCAAAGCTTTGTGAAGAGTTTAAACCTAAATATGCAGTAGTTCCTAATTTAGATAAAAAACATCAGTTGGCAAAAATAGTATCAAATGTTGATATTTTAGTTGGAGATGAAGGGCTTGAAAAAGTTTCTAGCTCTCAAGGTGTTGATATTGTTATGTCTGCCATTGTTGGAATAGCTGGCCTTAAACCTACTTTTGCAGCTGCTAAAGCAGGTAAAAAAATACTTTTGGCAAATAAAGAATCTTTGGTGACAGCAGGACATTTACTTATTGATGAGGTGAAAAAAAATAATGCTCAACTGATACCTGTTGATAGTGAGCATAATGCAATTTTCCAATGTATTGACAATAGTACAAAAAAATATGCTTCAGATATTAGTCAGATAATTGTGACAGCATCTGGAGGACCGTTTAGGGATAAGGATTTGGATGACCTTGTCGATGTAACACCTGAAGAGGCTTGTGCTCATCCTAATTGGGATATGGGGAGAAAAATTTCTATTGATTCATCAACAATGGTAAATAAAGCTCTAGAAGTTATCGAAGCATATTGGCTTTTTGATGTTGAAATTGATAAAATAAGCGTTTTGATTCATCCTCAAAGTGTAATTCACTCAATGGTGAAATACGTTGACGGTAGTTATTTAGCTCAGTTGGGTGTTCCTGATATGAAGACGCCGATTGCAAATGCTTTGTATTATCCTGCTAGAGGGTTTGTAAATGTTGAGGAACTTGACTTTACAAAACAAGAATTAACTTTTAAAAAAGCGTGTTTTAAAAGGTTTGAAGCTTTAAAGATTGTATTTGATAACTTACAAAATAAGAATTACGCGGCAAATATAGTTTTTAATGCAGCTAATGAGAAATTAGTAGATGCTTTTCTAAATGGCAAAATTAAATATTTAGAAATTATTAGATTTAATAAAGAAGTAACAGAGAAATTGAGTTTTAAGAATCCATGCAATATAGAAGAAGTTTTTGAAATTGATAGAAAAACTCGTGAATATGTGGATTCTATTTTGGGGTAAATTAGAGTGGTTTTTTTTAGAAAAAAGTTTGTATTAGCCTCTCTTCTTATGGGGATTGCATTAAATGGCTTAGCAGATGATGATAGCTTTGTCCTAAATAATGTATCTATAGAAGGCTTGCAAGGTTTACAAAGTCAAGTAGTTAAAAGCCGGATAGGCTATAAAAAAGGTAGCTACATAACACCTGAAGATACAAACCAGATTATTAATAATCTTTATGGCACTGGGTTTTTTAATAGTGTAAATCTTTATCGTAAAGGAAGTAATCTTTTTATTAATGTAAAAGAGCGCCCAATTATTTCAGGCTTTACTTTTAGTGGTAACAAGAAGCTTAAGAAAGAAGATTTGCAAAAAGTCTTCACTGATGCAGGCATTTATGTTGGTAACGTTTATAATCCCAATACAATGTTCTTGCTAAAACAGTCATTATTAAATCAGTATTCTATGATGGGACTATACGGGGCAAAGATTGAAGAACATATAAGAAAACTTCCAAATAATAGAATTGATATAAGCTTAGATATTAAAGAAGGCGAGCCTGCAAAAATTAGTGCGATAAATTTCATTGGTAATAAAAAGTTTGATGACAGCGATCTAAAAAGTAGTGTAGCGTTTGCAGTTCCTTCTATATGGAATTTATGGGGTTTTTTAGCTCAATTTGATGATTACTCTCCTCAGGGAATGGGACAGTCTGTTCAAGGTGTGACTAACTACTATTTAGATAGGGGTTATCTAGATTTTAAAGTTAAATCTAAGCAAGCTTCAATGTCAAAGGATCGTGAACATTCATATATAACTTTTGGTGTTACTGAAGGTAAAGTCTACAAGGTTGGTAGCATATCATTGACAGGTAAATTTTTATTACCAAGATCTGAAATTGAGTCTTTGATTAAATTAAAGCAAGGTGAAGTTTTTTCTAAGAAAAAGCTTATGGAAAGTGTTGAAGCTATAAAAACTTTGCTTGGTAGTAAAGGTTATGCTTTCGTTACAGTTAATCCAATCCCTAGTGTAGATAAAAAGAAAAGAACGGTTTCATTTAAGTTTGTTGTTGATGCAGGTAAAAAGGTTTATGTAAACAGGATTAATTTCTTTGGCAATAATGTAACTAATGATTATGTTTTTCGTAGGCAGTTACAATATTATGAGCAAAGCCAATACAATAAAAAACAAATAGATAAGTCTCAAAGAAGACTAGAGCAACTACCTTATGTAGGTTCTGCTGATATGGAGCTTGTTCCTGTAAAAGGCTCGGATGATTTGGTAAATATTAATTACAATATTAAAGAGCGAAATGCTAACTCTGTTAGTGGTAGTTTAGGTTACTCAGATCTATATGGATTTATGGTTGGTGGTAGACTAAATATGCCAAATGTCTTTGGTACAGGAAACACATTTAACGTTAATGCTCAGTTAGCAATTCCTTACCAGAATTTAGATGTAAGTTACATTAATCCATATTTTACTACCTCTGGTATTAGTCAAAGTATTTCAGCATATATTAGTAGATCAAACTTCGCGCAAACAAATGCAATTGCGGCATATCAGTTAGATAGATGGGGTGCTAGATTAATATATGGCGTACCAGTATCAACCTTTAGTAATGTTAGTGGTGGACTTACTTTTGCAGATAATACTGTTAAGCAATCACAAGGTTATCAGTCGGCTGTTGTAGATTGGTTTACAGCGCAGCAAGGAGGGAATAATTTCTATGAAACTGCGCTTACAGCTGGTTGGACATATGATAATTCAAATAGATACATATTCCCTACAGCTGGTGGGTCATTTGGATTAAATGGTTCGGTAAACTTACCTGGTGTGAGTAATATTAATGCATATATAATAAAAGTCTCAGGAACTTATAATATAGCAATTCCAAAAACAGACCAGTCAGCTTTACAAATCAGAGCAGGTGTTGACTATGGTGGTGGCTATGGTAAGACTAAAGAACTTCCATTTTATGAGAACTTCTACGGTGGTGGTTGGGGAAGTGTACGTGGTTTCCTACAAGGTTCACTAGGTGCACGAGATATGAACTTAGCTACTGATCCAGCCTCGACAGGGAACTCAATTGGTGGTAACCTTAATATTTATAATAATTATGATTTACTGTTTCCAGTACCATTTATTAAGGATAGTTCGAAAATGAGAATAGGAGCTTTTTTTGATTTAGGTAACACATATCTTACTTATGATATACCTGGAGTACTGTCTCCAACGCCACCACATCCAACTTCTCCAACATTTACTAACTTAAAATATTCAGTAGGTGTTGAGTTTAGGTGGGATTCACCAATGGGACCTTTAGCTGTTTCATTTGCTCAGCCTTTCAACGTACAGGCCGGAGATATAACTCAGCAGTTCCAGTTCTCACTAGGACAAAATTTTTAAAATGATATTAAATAATCAAGGAGATTAAAAGAGTATGAAAAAAATAATTTTATCACTATCTGTAATAACAGCGGCATTTACAGGAGCTTATGCTGATACAAAAATAGCTGTAGTCAACCCTGTTGAGATTTTTAATGATTCTGACTTAGGTTCTGTAAGTGTGAAAAAGCTAGAAAATGACCTTAAGCCAGAAGCTACAAAATTAAAGCAAGAGCAAAGTAATATAGTACAGCAGATGCAAACATTACAGCAGAACTCAGCTACTATGACTAAGCAGGAACTAACTCAAAAGCAACAAGAGATCCAAAAAGAAGAGCAAAGCTTTAGAGAAAAGGCAATGGTGCTACAGAAAAAAGAAAGTGAAGCAAAAGATAAATTAGCTAAGAAGTTCCAAGCTTCTTTTGATAATGCTGTGAAAACTATAGCTAAGCA is a genomic window of Francisella sp. LA112445 containing:
- the ung gene encoding uracil-DNA glycosylase is translated as MSWSDILAEEKQKPYFKQILEFLSTELSNGKVIFPSKENIFNAFKYTDLDNLKVVILGQDPYHNYNQAHGLAFSVQKGVDVPPSLRNMYKELSNSVVGFKIPNHGCLTKWAKQGVFLLNTTLTVEAHKANSHKDIGWQIFTDNVIEKISQHKEHVVFMLWGAHACKKKSLIDNSKHLILESTHPSPLSAHRGFLGCDHFNKCNNYLAENNLEQIDWKLD
- the gyrA gene encoding DNA gyrase subunit A yields the protein MSIATKESSINIEKELRQSYLDYAMSVIVGRALPDVRDGLKPVHRRVLFAMNELSNYYNRPYKKSARVVGDVIGKYHPHGDTAVYDTIVRMAQPFSLRYTLVDGQGNFGSVDGDSPAAMRYTEIRMQKLTHELLIDIDKETVDFSPNYDNTELVPDVLPTRVPNLLVNGSSGIAVGMATNIPPHNMTEVINGTIALIDNAQLTIEDLIQYIPAPDFPTGSYINGTDGILEAYKTGRGRVIMRAKADIHEDEASGKSQIVITEIPYQVNKAKLVEKIAELVKDKKVTGISELRDESDKDGIRVVVDLKRDESPDVVLNTLYAQTQLQCSFGINMVALSDNRPKLLNLKEILEQFIKHRKEVVTRRTIFELRKSKERAHILEGLLLSLANIDEMIELIKASPSPVDAKESMLARSWNGTLVKSMLEGVDVKMYRKETLASHYGIQADASYNLTQEQAEAILALRLHRLTGLEQDKITNEFKELIERIKYLIGILSDTNELIRVVKEELVEIRDNYGDERKSEIIASRLDLTREDLIAEEDMVVTLSMDGYVKTQPLSMYNAQKRGGVGKSATKTKEEDSIFKLMLASTHDTMLCFSSLGRVYWSKVYDFPVASRISKGRPINNILPLEKNEKITALMPISQFEEGWFVFMATKLGRVKKVDLSQFARPRSTGKIAIGLNDGDELSYVALTDGNKQVMLFSDAGKAIRFDESDVRAMGRSAAGVTGMRLQAKQKIVSMIVTNPDEGVVLAATENGYGKRTAVSEYRKTKRASQGVIAISTSERNGKVVVAVLVGNDEDIVLITDNGTLVRTSSDQVRECGRSAQGVRLINLRNNEKLISLKVVKQDDENVDEEQVEESSQDNLLESE
- the dxr gene encoding 1-deoxy-D-xylulose-5-phosphate reductoisomerase; the protein is MSKISRVTVLGATGSIGDSTLAVIRESREFEVFALTAFSNVEKLAKLCEEFKPKYAVVPNLDKKHQLAKIVSNVDILVGDEGLEKVSSSQGVDIVMSAIVGIAGLKPTFAAAKAGKKILLANKESLVTAGHLLIDEVKKNNAQLIPVDSEHNAIFQCIDNSTKKYASDISQIIVTASGGPFRDKDLDDLVDVTPEEACAHPNWDMGRKISIDSSTMVNKALEVIEAYWLFDVEIDKISVLIHPQSVIHSMVKYVDGSYLAQLGVPDMKTPIANALYYPARGFVNVEELDFTKQELTFKKACFKRFEALKIVFDNLQNKNYAANIVFNAANEKLVDAFLNGKIKYLEIIRFNKEVTEKLSFKNPCNIEEVFEIDRKTREYVDSILG
- the bamA gene encoding outer membrane protein assembly factor BamA, with protein sequence MVFFRKKFVLASLLMGIALNGLADDDSFVLNNVSIEGLQGLQSQVVKSRIGYKKGSYITPEDTNQIINNLYGTGFFNSVNLYRKGSNLFINVKERPIISGFTFSGNKKLKKEDLQKVFTDAGIYVGNVYNPNTMFLLKQSLLNQYSMMGLYGAKIEEHIRKLPNNRIDISLDIKEGEPAKISAINFIGNKKFDDSDLKSSVAFAVPSIWNLWGFLAQFDDYSPQGMGQSVQGVTNYYLDRGYLDFKVKSKQASMSKDREHSYITFGVTEGKVYKVGSISLTGKFLLPRSEIESLIKLKQGEVFSKKKLMESVEAIKTLLGSKGYAFVTVNPIPSVDKKKRTVSFKFVVDAGKKVYVNRINFFGNNVTNDYVFRRQLQYYEQSQYNKKQIDKSQRRLEQLPYVGSADMELVPVKGSDDLVNINYNIKERNANSVSGSLGYSDLYGFMVGGRLNMPNVFGTGNTFNVNAQLAIPYQNLDVSYINPYFTTSGISQSISAYISRSNFAQTNAIAAYQLDRWGARLIYGVPVSTFSNVSGGLTFADNTVKQSQGYQSAVVDWFTAQQGGNNFYETALTAGWTYDNSNRYIFPTAGGSFGLNGSVNLPGVSNINAYIIKVSGTYNIAIPKTDQSALQIRAGVDYGGGYGKTKELPFYENFYGGGWGSVRGFLQGSLGARDMNLATDPASTGNSIGGNLNIYNNYDLLFPVPFIKDSSKMRIGAFFDLGNTYLTYDIPGVLSPTPPHPTSPTFTNLKYSVGVEFRWDSPMGPLAVSFAQPFNVQAGDITQQFQFSLGQNF
- a CDS encoding OmpH family outer membrane protein, translated to MKKIILSLSVITAAFTGAYADTKIAVVNPVEIFNDSDLGSVSVKKLENDLKPEATKLKQEQSNIVQQMQTLQQNSATMTKQELTQKQQEIQKEEQSFREKAMVLQKKESEAKDKLAKKFQASFDNAVKTIAKQKGYNAVLTTQALAYVNGVDDISSDVITIMNKDS